A region of Ignavibacteriota bacterium DNA encodes the following proteins:
- a CDS encoding Y-family DNA polymerase, translating into MKKRVPIAIVDCNNFYASCERVFNPKLAGRPVVVLSNNDGVIVALSNEAKAIGIKSFSPLFKVQDLIQKHNVAVFSSNYTLYGDISHRIMETLKHFSPDVEIYSIDEAFIYLRGFDNKDIVEYCREIKHTIKKWVGIPVSIGIAYTKTLAKLANRRAKKNPIFDGVLSLIDNPDTESHLKSTDVAEVWGVGRQYTKMLHCHKINTAYDLLKANQKWIKKRMTVQGLRTVLELNDIPCISPQYVPPDKKGIISSRSFGRYITEKYELAEAVASYVTRAAEKLRHQNSLANVVYVFLRTNPFKDTPQYHNGCQVLFPVPTNFTNEMIVYALKALDQIYKPGFLYQKAGILLTGIVPKSTEQVSLFDDINREKFQKISKAMDKINFDMGSGTITFAATGVRRDWKMKRELKSPQYTTRWKEIPNVKAI; encoded by the coding sequence TTGAAGAAAAGAGTACCCATAGCGATAGTTGACTGTAATAATTTTTATGCATCCTGCGAGCGTGTGTTTAATCCTAAACTTGCCGGAAGACCCGTTGTTGTTCTTTCTAATAATGATGGTGTGATTGTAGCACTTTCAAATGAAGCAAAAGCAATAGGTATTAAATCTTTCTCACCATTATTCAAAGTCCAGGATTTAATCCAAAAGCACAATGTCGCTGTTTTTTCTTCCAACTATACCCTTTATGGTGATATTTCACACCGAATAATGGAAACTCTGAAGCATTTTTCACCCGATGTTGAAATTTACTCTATTGACGAAGCATTTATTTATTTGCGTGGATTTGACAACAAAGATATAGTCGAATATTGCAGAGAAATAAAACATACTATAAAAAAATGGGTTGGAATACCAGTCTCAATTGGTATTGCTTATACCAAAACACTTGCCAAACTTGCTAATCGCCGGGCAAAGAAGAATCCAATATTTGATGGAGTACTAAGCTTAATTGATAATCCTGATACTGAATCTCATTTGAAATCAACTGATGTAGCAGAAGTTTGGGGGGTCGGAAGGCAGTATACAAAAATGCTTCACTGCCACAAAATTAATACTGCTTATGATTTGTTAAAAGCCAATCAGAAATGGATTAAAAAACGGATGACTGTTCAGGGACTCAGGACAGTACTTGAGCTAAACGACATACCTTGTATATCTCCTCAATATGTGCCACCCGATAAAAAGGGTATAATTTCGTCAAGGTCATTTGGAAGGTATATCACCGAAAAGTATGAACTTGCCGAAGCAGTTGCAAGTTATGTAACAAGAGCCGCTGAAAAGCTCAGGCATCAGAATTCACTTGCTAATGTCGTTTATGTTTTTCTCAGAACTAATCCATTTAAAGATACACCTCAGTACCACAACGGCTGCCAGGTATTATTTCCGGTACCAACTAATTTCACAAACGAAATGATTGTTTATGCCCTTAAAGCATTAGACCAGATTTACAAACCCGGATTTTTATATCAAAAAGCAGGAATACTCCTAACAGGAATAGTTCCAAAAAGTACAGAGCAGGTTTCACTTTTTGATGATATTAATCGAGAGAAATTTCAGAAAATTTCTAAAGCTATGGATAAAATAAATTTTGATATGGGCTCAGGAACTATTACTTTTGCAGCTACAGGAGTGAGACGTGACTGGAAAATGAAACGCGAATTGAAATCTCCGCAATATACAACAAGATGGAAGGAAATACCCAATGTTAAAGCTATATGA
- a CDS encoding glycosyltransferase family 39 protein codes for MLKLYDEKLSWQQEIRYRGYFLLFAGILYGLFIGNVHLFDWDEINFAEAAREMIVTGDYLNVRIDFQPFHEKPPLFIWMQALSMKIFGINEAAARFPNVIIGIITLSFLFKIGRQIFDKNFGYIWALVYFGSFLPFFYFKSSIIDPAFNLFMFGGVYYLFRFSSESIENGHRNLKFILFAGLFTAAAFMTKGPVGFMLVFIPWAIFWGLNIKNFKLPVSEILLFSAISFLPAVIWYTAIFIQQGGGLISEFISYQIRLLTTGDAGHEGPFFYHFVVVFLGCFPASIFIFRAFKNQNSDTDSQKYFKQFNIILLAIVLIIFSIVKTKIVHYSSLAYFPVTFLAAYTMHKIITGKITNKISTAIGLSVMGILMALLFIAFPLFLMNVESFLPQIKDELTLAVLQSDVTWTGLELLVGLSMLVGVILFIVYNNRGQYLKSYFAIFYSSAVAIFMFMTVMAPKIEAYTQRANVEFFQSLQGQDVYVHTLGYKSYAPFFYQQKDYQNSKYALKMNGREYEDFLLTGNIDKPAYFAAKIDKIKHYIELQPDLIEIYRKNGFVYFKRLQKE; via the coding sequence ATGTTAAAGCTATATGACGAGAAACTATCATGGCAACAGGAAATCCGATACCGCGGATATTTTTTGCTTTTTGCAGGAATCCTATACGGATTGTTCATAGGTAATGTTCATTTATTCGATTGGGATGAAATCAATTTCGCTGAAGCAGCACGGGAAATGATTGTTACTGGTGATTATTTAAACGTAAGAATTGATTTTCAGCCATTTCACGAAAAGCCCCCTTTATTCATCTGGATGCAGGCGCTATCTATGAAAATATTTGGTATTAATGAGGCTGCTGCAAGATTTCCAAATGTGATAATCGGAATAATTACTTTGTCATTTTTATTTAAAATCGGAAGACAGATTTTCGATAAAAATTTTGGATATATCTGGGCACTTGTGTATTTTGGCTCATTTTTACCATTTTTCTATTTCAAGTCAAGCATAATTGACCCAGCTTTCAATCTATTTATGTTTGGCGGTGTATATTATTTATTCAGATTTTCTTCTGAAAGTATTGAGAATGGACATAGAAATCTCAAATTTATACTTTTTGCTGGACTTTTCACAGCAGCAGCATTTATGACCAAAGGTCCTGTAGGATTTATGCTTGTTTTTATCCCTTGGGCTATTTTTTGGGGATTAAATATTAAAAATTTCAAATTGCCCGTTTCTGAAATTTTGTTATTCTCAGCAATTTCATTCCTTCCTGCAGTAATCTGGTATACGGCAATATTTATACAGCAAGGTGGCGGATTGATAAGTGAATTTATCTCTTATCAAATAAGACTTCTAACAACAGGTGATGCCGGTCACGAAGGACCTTTTTTCTATCATTTTGTTGTAGTATTTTTAGGTTGCTTTCCTGCTTCAATATTCATTTTCAGAGCATTCAAAAATCAGAATTCAGATACTGATTCGCAAAAATATTTCAAACAGTTTAATATAATCTTACTTGCTATTGTACTCATAATATTTTCTATTGTTAAAACAAAAATTGTACACTATTCATCACTTGCTTATTTTCCTGTTACATTTCTTGCAGCATATACTATGCACAAAATTATTACAGGTAAAATAACTAATAAAATAAGTACGGCAATTGGTCTTTCAGTTATGGGAATTTTAATGGCATTGCTTTTTATAGCATTCCCTCTGTTTTTGATGAATGTCGAATCATTTCTGCCACAAATCAAGGATGAACTTACTCTCGCTGTGCTTCAGTCAGATGTAACCTGGACCGGTTTGGAATTGCTTGTTGGTTTATCAATGCTTGTCGGAGTTATATTATTTATTGTGTATAATAACAGAGGTCAGTACCTCAAATCTTATTTTGCAATATTCTATTCATCAGCAGTCGCAATATTTATGTTTATGACTGTGATGGCACCCAAAATTGAAGCCTATACACAGCGTGCTAATGTTGAATTTTTCCAATCATTGCAAGGACAGGATGTGTATGTTCATACTCTTGGATATAAAAGCTATGCTCCTTTTTTCTACCAGCAAAAAGATTATCAAAATTCAAAATATGCACTAAAAATGAATGGCAGAGAGTATGAAGACTTCCTTCTGACAGGTAATATTGATAAGCCTGCATATTTTGCTGCAAAAATTGATAAAATCAAGCATTATATTGAGTTGCAGCCTGATTTAATCGAAATTTATCGAAAAAATGGATTCGTTTATTTTAAGCGACTGCAGAAAGAATAA
- a CDS encoding ATP-dependent Clp protease proteolytic subunit: MVPIVVEQTSRGERSYDIYSRLLKENIIFIGGPIDDYMATLVIAQLLFLSSEDPKKDINLYINSPGGSVTAGLAIYDTMQYIKNDISTICIGLGASMAQVLLCAGTEGKRFALPNSRILMHQPSGGTQGQSADIEIYTREILRMRDSLYTIISKHTGIDVEKIKMDADRDKYMTSIEALEYGIIDKVLENISETEEKKESNS, from the coding sequence TTGGTTCCAATAGTTGTAGAACAGACCAGCCGCGGCGAAAGGTCTTATGATATTTATTCAAGATTGCTCAAAGAAAATATCATTTTCATCGGTGGTCCGATTGATGATTATATGGCAACTCTTGTCATTGCTCAGCTTTTATTTTTATCAAGCGAAGACCCTAAGAAAGATATAAATTTATATATTAATTCTCCCGGTGGTAGTGTCACCGCTGGTCTTGCAATCTATGACACTATGCAATATATCAAAAACGATATTTCTACTATTTGTATCGGTCTCGGTGCGTCAATGGCTCAGGTTCTGCTTTGTGCAGGAACTGAAGGAAAACGATTTGCACTTCCTAATTCAAGAATTCTTATGCACCAGCCATCAGGCGGTACACAAGGTCAATCAGCTGATATCGAAATTTACACCCGTGAAATTTTAAGAATGAGAGACAGTTTATACACCATTATTTCAAAACATACCGGTATTGATGTTGAAAAGATCAAAATGGATGCTGATAGAGATAAGTATATGACATCAATCGAAGCACTTGAATACGGTATAATTGACAAAGTTTTAGAAAATATCTCCGAAACTGAAGAAAAGAAAGAAAGTAACAGCTAA